A stretch of Thermoanaerobaculales bacterium DNA encodes these proteins:
- a CDS encoding response regulator, with protein sequence MPKKILVVDDDPDIQEFCRTILEAAGYLVVSAASAREGHQQVTTGKPDLVVLDVIMEEADSGFKVAQDLAKSNPGLPILMLSSIASAAEQVFDTSTLPVAALVSKPITPRELLQQVERLLAAGKRPA encoded by the coding sequence ATGCCCAAGAAGATCCTGGTGGTTGATGACGACCCGGACATCCAGGAGTTCTGCCGCACGATCCTCGAGGCGGCGGGCTATCTGGTGGTGTCGGCCGCGAGTGCCCGCGAAGGGCACCAGCAGGTGACAACCGGGAAGCCCGACCTGGTGGTGCTGGACGTGATCATGGAGGAGGCCGACTCGGGCTTCAAGGTCGCCCAGGACCTGGCCAAGAGCAACCCCGGCCTGCCCATTCTGATGCTGTCCTCGATCGCCAGCGCGGCGGAGCAGGTGTTCGACACCAGCACCCTGCCGGTGGCGGCGCTGGTCAGCAAGCCGATCACGCCCAGGGAGCTGCTGCAACAGGTCGAGAGGCTGCTGGCCGCCGGGAAGCGGCCGGCTTGA